A genomic segment from Lytechinus variegatus isolate NC3 chromosome 10, Lvar_3.0, whole genome shotgun sequence encodes:
- the LOC121422297 gene encoding 60S ribosomal protein L18-like: MGIDIDHSKLRKVHRTEPRSEDIYLRLLVKLYRFLARRTNANFNNIILKRLFMSRTNRVAMSLARVVRYMNKTGREGKTAVVVGAITDDVRIHKLPKLKICALRVTARARARIIKAGGEIITFDQLALQSPKGQNTVLMQGCRTSRKVYRHFGKAPGTPGAHTAPYVRAIGRKFETARGRRNRCGYKN, encoded by the exons ATG GGTATCGATATCGACCACTCAAAGCTACGGAAAGTCCACAGAACTGAACCCAGGAGTGAGGATATCTACCTCCGACTGTTGGTGAAG CTCTACAGGTTTCTGGCAAGGCGTACAAATGCCAATTTCAACAATATCATCCTCAAGAGGCTCTTCATGAGCCGCACCAACCGTGTTGCTATGTCTCTTGCACGTGTG GTTCGCTACATGAACAAGACTGGCAGGGAAGGCAAGACTGCAGTCGTTGTCGGCGCCATCACCGATGACGTCCGCATCCACAAGCTTCCCAAGCTGAAGATCTGCGCCCTTAGGGTGACTGCCCGTGCTAGGGCAAGGATCATCAAGGCTGGAGGAGAGATCATCACCTTCGACCAGCTTGCCCTCCAATCTCCCAAGGGACAGAACACAGTCCTCATGCAGG gatGCCGAACCTCTCGCAAGGTCTACAGGCATTTTGGAAAGGCCCCGGGAACCCCAGGAGCACACACTGC acCATATGTACGCGCCATTGGCCGCAAGTTCGAGACAGCTCGAGGTCGCCGCAACCGATGTGGATACAAAAACTAA